From a region of the Danio aesculapii chromosome 4, fDanAes4.1, whole genome shotgun sequence genome:
- the parp12b gene encoding protein mono-ADP-ribosyltransferase PARP12b — protein MSMSDMSDCTRVIHHATSILCGNKGSMEMSQLHQRVFQRFEISEADFWYIVKKCARFVMVQSRPGEEDAESDCTVVAKTSLRLCKKYSKNECYECQDLHLCKYFVYGNCRYGKGRKECKFSHNIQSQHNYPLLRECTLHELNEDDLFLLLLQNDPALLPEVCAHYNKGTGVFGACTFMERCTKVHICQHFVHDTCLFGPKCKRQHSIDEYSRRMLEERGLSGDIIRELPYIYQNVYRLNSQPQSSELISDQGINPVAQMEKNEICLHFIRRKCKFQDQCVLVHFNLPYKWELYDGKGWRELRNMEDIERAYCDPKNEYSPGSRPVNFVSMTKNGDPVRRLSTVSSVSKPAHYFLTTQWIWYYKGDHENWIEYGQPDDKHRATSVTSRELEKSFQQDNNAEVTVIKGNRHYYVSFQDMYQRNPKHNTKRRVRRRPRFVSIIEVESKAAQ, from the exons ATGTCCATGTCCGATATGTCGGACTGCACTCGGGTCATACATCATGCGACCAGCATATTATGCGGCAATAAAGGCTCAATGGAAATGTCCCAGCTGCACCAGAGGGTCTTCCAGCGTTTTGAGATCAGCGAAGCAGATTTTTGGTACATCGTAAAGAAATGTGCCCGCTTCGTTATGGTCCAGAGCAGACCCGGAGAAGAGGATGCAGAATCGGACTGCACCGTTGTCGCCAAGACATCTCTGAGACTCTGCAAGAAATATTCCAAGAATGAATGTTACGAGTGCCAAGACTTACACCTCTGCAAGTATTTTGTCTACGGGAACTGCAGGTATGGGAAAGGAAG GAAGGAGTGTAAATTCTCTCATAACATCCAATCACAACATAACTATCCCCTGCTGCGCGAGTGTACGCTTCATGAACTGAACGAGGATGATCTTTTCCTGCTTCTGCTCCAGAACGATCCCGCCCTGCTGCCAGAG GTGTGTGCTCACTATAATAAAGGCACGGGTGTTTTCGGGGCCTGTACCTTTATGGAGCGCTGCACTAAAGTGCACATTTGTCAGCACTTTGTGCATGATACCTGCCTGTTCGGGCCCAAGTGCAAACGGCAACACAGCATCGACGAGTACAGCCGCAGGATGCTGGAAGAGCGTGGGCTCAGTGGTGACATCATCCGTGAACTGCCTTACATCTACCAGAATGTGTATCGGCTGAATTCGCAACCTCAAAGCAGTG AACTGATATCTGATCAAGGCATCAATCCGGTCGCACAGATGGAGAAGAATGAAATCTGTCTCCACTTTATTAGACGGAAGTGCAAGTTTCAGG ACCAGTGCGTTCTTGTCCACTTTAATCTTCCATATAAGTGGGAGCTTTATGATGGGAAAGGCTGGAGGGAATTAAGAAATATGGAGGACATAGAGAGAGCTTACTGTGACCCAAAGAATGAATACAG TCCAGGATCAAGGCCGGTGAATTTTGTGTCCATGACCAAGAACGGTGACCCTGTGCGCCGGCTTTCTACAGTCTCCTCAGTCTCCAAGCCTGCCCACTATTTCCTGACAACCCAGTGGATTTGGTACTACAAAGGAGATCATGAGAACTGGATAGAGTACGGTCAACCG GATGACAAGCATCGTGCCACTTCTGTCACATCCAGAGAGCTGGAGAAATCTTTTCAACAGGACAACAATGCAGAAGTTACTGTCATTAAAGGCAATAGGCATTACTATGTCAGTTTTCAAG atatGTATCAGAGAAACCCCAAACACAACACCAAGAGAAGGGTGCGGAGACGACCACGCTTTGTGTCAATCATTGAGGTGGAAAGTAAAGCTGCCCAGTGA